A DNA window from Amycolatopsis sp. DSM 110486 contains the following coding sequences:
- a CDS encoding DUF2188 domain-containing protein: MSAVVAALREHPHVDTETVITLVRADLPTVPHQAFCDVLRAMYFSAARTQYLHPGTCDAAGGGYPGPTGQREEARLMYGDVETFHENGLWKNKIDGYQRASNTFKDRAIAVKTGRHMAKARRVAHRVRDELGSLVSHEDYRTHHKGIRVERGS; encoded by the coding sequence TTGTCGGCTGTGGTCGCGGCGTTGCGCGAGCACCCGCACGTCGACACCGAGACGGTGATCACGTTGGTGCGGGCCGATCTCCCGACGGTGCCGCACCAGGCGTTCTGCGACGTGCTGCGCGCGATGTACTTCTCCGCTGCGCGAACGCAGTATCTCCACCCAGGCACGTGTGACGCGGCCGGAGGCGGGTATCCGGGCCCGACCGGACAACGGGAGGAGGCCCGTCTCATGTACGGCGATGTCGAGACGTTCCACGAAAACGGCTTGTGGAAGAACAAGATCGACGGTTATCAGCGCGCGTCGAACACGTTCAAGGACCGCGCGATCGCCGTCAAAACGGGGCGGCACATGGCGAAGGCCCGCCGCGTCGCTCACCGCGTGCGCGACGAGCTCGGCTCCCTCGTCAGCCACGAGGACTACCGCACC